In Spirobacillus cienkowskii, a genomic segment contains:
- a CDS encoding ATP-binding protein yields MFQQAKNLAQKLRLPGFLENMERRCAEFESGNLSPSEFLSLLLSDEANSRKNKLNKRLESIARFRHRIDLEDWDASFDRGISKAKMKEIFQLSFLHNRENLIILGKTGEGKTHLAIGIGRRACQESSGVLFSSVNFFLEEAIATKASGKYLAWVKTITKKEILIFDDFALRQYNHEEAGIILDILEERQRKSITIVTSQVHPDGWIKLFEDPVIAEAIVDRLRNPSQIITLKGGSYREKLKITKKD; encoded by the coding sequence ATGTTCCAACAAGCCAAAAACTTAGCACAAAAATTACGTTTACCTGGATTTTTAGAAAATATGGAAAGAAGATGCGCGGAGTTTGAATCAGGAAATCTAAGTCCATCTGAATTTTTATCGCTGTTATTGTCAGACGAGGCAAATTCTAGGAAAAATAAATTAAACAAGCGCCTAGAATCCATAGCACGATTTCGCCATCGTATTGATTTAGAAGACTGGGATGCGTCTTTTGACAGAGGTATCTCAAAAGCAAAAATGAAAGAAATATTTCAACTTTCTTTTTTACATAATCGAGAAAATTTAATTATTCTTGGAAAAACAGGCGAAGGGAAAACTCATTTAGCAATAGGGATAGGGCGCCGTGCATGCCAAGAAAGTTCAGGAGTTCTATTTTCTTCAGTCAACTTTTTTCTTGAAGAAGCCATTGCAACAAAAGCTTCTGGAAAATATCTTGCTTGGGTAAAAACAATAACGAAGAAAGAAATTTTAATATTCGATGATTTTGCTTTACGGCAATATAACCATGAAGAAGCGGGTATCATACTTGATATTCTTGAAGAACGTCAAAGAAAAAGCATTACAATTGTAACTTCACAGGTTCATCCTGATGGTTGGATTAAATTGTTTGAAGACCCTGTCATTGCAGAAGCAATTGTTGATAGATTACGAAATCCTAGTCAAATAATTACACTAAAAGGAGGTTCTTATAGAGAAAAGCTTAAAATAACAAAAAAAGACTAG
- the istA gene encoding IS21 family transposase, translating into MRRKGRVSMEKLGQILQMREKRRSIRTIARCLHMSRKTVKKYLQENLHKECLNKNIQYQTHSPNDKLNPDDIPNWAQEIDIELVLKELGKGISYKVLYEELKPTISYFSFWRFFRKLYGLKRQNISIRIIHKPGEKTYVDFCDGIQIFDELTGEVIKTHLFVATLPFSQYTFAEFTLDQKLETFIELHDKTWEFFGGVTDYTVPDNLKSAVSKAHRYDPDCNKSFCEYANHVGFAVLPARPYKPRDKASVEGNIHHIQKSFFQRVRNKKYQTLFELNQDFKIFLKEFNNSIMKDYGVSRKERFSTEEAYLKAVPAEKFQLFNWKIAKVHPDCHIQVEKNFYSVPFHFAGKEVRVRYSKNYLEVFSSNGELLSSHKKIKGIGKSSTDPGHWPQEKQRYLSFDINKAKLEAKKIGENTYKLIDFLFSQSHPLRFLRPVQGMLRLVYSNKFNKEDMEYAAKMAFSHKIYRLSYITDCCIFHVNGGAKPRATQAPIRTLNTIHLHQSKEKIFN; encoded by the coding sequence ATGAGAAGAAAAGGACGAGTTAGTATGGAAAAGTTGGGGCAAATCCTGCAAATGCGGGAAAAAAGGCGTTCCATTAGGACAATTGCACGATGTCTTCATATGTCGAGAAAGACAGTCAAGAAATATCTTCAAGAAAATTTGCATAAAGAATGTCTAAACAAAAACATTCAATATCAAACTCATTCTCCAAATGACAAACTTAATCCAGACGATATACCTAACTGGGCTCAAGAAATTGATATTGAACTCGTATTAAAAGAATTGGGTAAGGGAATTAGCTATAAGGTTCTTTATGAAGAACTCAAACCCACCATTAGTTATTTTAGCTTTTGGAGATTTTTTAGAAAACTATACGGCTTAAAAAGGCAAAACATTTCAATAAGAATAATCCATAAACCAGGAGAAAAAACTTATGTTGATTTTTGTGATGGTATCCAGATTTTTGATGAACTAACTGGTGAGGTTATTAAAACTCATTTATTTGTCGCAACACTGCCTTTTAGTCAATACACTTTTGCAGAGTTTACATTAGATCAAAAGCTAGAAACTTTTATTGAATTGCATGATAAAACTTGGGAGTTTTTTGGAGGGGTAACAGATTACACTGTGCCTGATAATTTAAAAAGTGCTGTAAGCAAAGCACATCGCTATGACCCTGATTGCAATAAATCATTTTGTGAATATGCAAACCATGTAGGTTTTGCAGTTTTACCAGCAAGGCCATATAAACCAAGAGATAAAGCTTCTGTTGAAGGCAATATTCATCATATTCAAAAATCTTTTTTTCAGCGTGTCAGAAATAAAAAGTATCAAACTTTATTTGAACTCAATCAGGATTTTAAAATATTTTTGAAAGAATTCAACAACTCTATTATGAAAGACTATGGTGTATCAAGGAAAGAAAGATTTAGTACAGAAGAAGCTTATTTAAAGGCTGTTCCTGCGGAAAAATTTCAATTGTTTAATTGGAAAATAGCAAAGGTTCATCCTGATTGCCATATTCAAGTGGAAAAAAATTTTTACTCAGTTCCATTTCACTTTGCTGGCAAAGAAGTTAGAGTTAGATATTCAAAGAATTATTTAGAAGTTTTTTCTTCAAATGGAGAGCTTTTATCTTCACATAAAAAAATAAAAGGAATAGGAAAGTCATCAACCGATCCTGGTCATTGGCCTCAAGAAAAACAACGTTACCTCAGCTTTGATATCAATAAAGCAAAATTGGAGGCTAAAAAAATAGGAGAAAACACGTATAAGTTGATTGATTTTTTATTTTCACAAAGTCACCCTTTGCGCTTTTTACGTCCTGTACAAGGGATGTTAAGACTAGTGTATTCAAATAAATTTAACAAAGAAGATATGGAATATGCAGCAAAAATGGCGTTTTCTCATAAAATTTACCGTCTCTCATATATAACTGATTGTTGTATTTTTCATGTAAATGGAGGGGCAAAGCCAAGAGCAACGCAAGCGCCAATCCGTACACTAAACACAATCCATCTTCATCAAAGCAAAGAAAAGATATTCAATTAA
- a CDS encoding IS3 family transposase yields the protein MSNADNCYDNTISELFFATLKTELIHKCNFLSRKEVRTSIFEFIEVF from the coding sequence ATGAGCAATGCTGACAACTGCTATGATAACACTATTTCTGAATTATTTTTTGCCACTTTAAAAACTGAATTGATTCATAAATGCAATTTTTTATCGAGAAAAGAAGTGAGAACCTCGATTTTTGAATTTATTGAGGTGTTTTAG
- a CDS encoding glycosyltransferase family 32 protein, producing MIPKIIHYCWFGGKSLPDHLNEYIGTWRKFCPDYDIKLWNEETFDVSSHIFTKTAYDKKIYAYVSDYVRAYALNLYGGIYLDTDVELKANLDSFLEHDAFTGFETEGVPFTAVWGTKTNHSLTKKVLNFYNGLVYHELLEPNTVSVSRILISEFCIDERLNQKQIGFDGVDSVHVYPAETFCLDLERNVATHHFEGSWVPNKKYSYKEHLHSQYYFSNFLRHKTADKNYYLKKIALTLTLSQVFKIFIYHFYYRFTPKHFKYIISYFRR from the coding sequence ATGATACCCAAAATAATTCACTATTGTTGGTTTGGCGGCAAATCTTTACCTGACCACCTTAATGAGTATATAGGAACATGGAGAAAATTTTGTCCAGACTATGATATTAAACTGTGGAATGAAGAAACGTTTGATGTAAGTAGTCATATTTTTACTAAAACCGCTTATGATAAGAAAATTTATGCATATGTTTCTGATTACGTTAGAGCTTATGCATTAAATTTGTATGGTGGTATATATCTTGATACGGATGTCGAGTTAAAAGCAAATCTAGACTCTTTTCTTGAACATGATGCCTTTACCGGATTTGAGACAGAAGGAGTGCCATTTACAGCAGTCTGGGGAACCAAGACTAACCATTCATTAACAAAGAAAGTATTAAATTTTTATAACGGTTTGGTGTACCATGAGCTCCTAGAGCCAAATACTGTTTCTGTTAGTCGTATTTTAATTTCTGAATTCTGTATTGATGAAAGATTGAATCAAAAACAAATTGGTTTTGATGGTGTTGATTCAGTTCATGTATATCCGGCTGAAACATTTTGTCTAGATTTGGAAAGAAATGTTGCAACGCATCATTTTGAAGGTTCTTGGGTACCAAATAAAAAATATTCATATAAAGAGCATTTACACTCTCAATACTATTTCTCTAACTTTCTCAGGCATAAAACCGCTGATAAAAATTATTATCTTAAAAAAATTGCGTTGACACTAACTTTGTCACAAGTTTTTAAGATTTTTATTTATCATTTTTATTACAGATTCACTCCAAAACATTTTAAATACATTATATCTTATTTCAGAAGGTAA
- the tnpC gene encoding IS66 family transposase yields MNYSKEQLIQLHEKFIKENINIKNENMSLKNEIVDLKNYTKILEEKIVIIEGQLVLFKSKLFRKKSEKSPQEKKYNQEPNSKSKKKRGHYSLLPSERYPEAAIIERHIEFKDNPNCSCCGYTMEDSGMTEDSEYLTVVPKDYYIVRQRRHKYRCSQCHGDIKTAPSAARIIPGSAYGDELIIDVAMAKYCDLVPIERYSTIAGREGFVDLPPNSLIGTTHKLADYVQPAVDKIKEEILSSPVLHADETPHSMLEGDEKKSWYLWGFSNNESSYFEIRNTRSGDVASELLTQSQCQYLVSDVFSGYEKAVKESNKIREQNCQPQIHSVYCNAHSRRKFKEAEESFPEETQYFIKSYQKIYQLEKEGQNEIGTLTEKREAMNAIFEDMRKTATLQKDNFSSKSTLVTASNYFLKNYSGLTLFLTNSALPIDNNHQERQLRNPVIGRKTWHGTHSKQGAKTTAIFFTLVESCKLNKINPRHYFKKLVASLHAGKPAFTPKEFKAMPLDTG; encoded by the coding sequence GTGAACTACTCGAAAGAGCAGTTGATTCAACTTCACGAAAAATTTATTAAAGAAAATATTAATATTAAAAATGAGAATATGAGTTTAAAAAATGAGATCGTGGACTTAAAGAACTATACCAAAATTCTTGAAGAAAAAATTGTTATTATCGAAGGGCAACTTGTTTTATTTAAGAGTAAATTGTTTAGAAAAAAATCAGAAAAAAGTCCGCAAGAAAAGAAATATAATCAAGAACCTAATTCTAAATCTAAGAAAAAAAGAGGGCATTATTCTTTATTGCCTTCGGAAAGATATCCTGAAGCTGCTATCATTGAAAGACATATTGAATTTAAAGATAACCCTAATTGTTCCTGCTGTGGTTACACAATGGAAGATTCTGGCATGACAGAAGACAGCGAATACTTAACAGTTGTGCCAAAGGATTATTATATCGTTCGGCAACGGAGACATAAATATCGTTGTAGTCAATGTCATGGCGATATCAAAACAGCGCCATCGGCAGCACGAATTATTCCAGGCTCTGCATATGGTGACGAACTGATTATCGATGTTGCTATGGCAAAATACTGTGATTTGGTACCCATTGAACGGTACAGCACAATAGCAGGGCGCGAAGGATTTGTTGACTTACCACCTAATAGCTTAATAGGCACAACCCATAAATTAGCAGACTATGTGCAACCAGCCGTTGATAAAATAAAAGAAGAAATTCTTTCTTCTCCCGTGTTGCATGCTGATGAAACACCACACAGCATGCTTGAAGGGGATGAAAAAAAGAGCTGGTATTTATGGGGATTTTCTAATAACGAGAGCAGTTACTTTGAAATCAGAAATACCCGTTCAGGAGATGTGGCATCGGAGTTATTAACACAATCTCAATGCCAATACTTGGTTAGCGATGTGTTTTCTGGCTACGAAAAGGCGGTAAAAGAAAGTAACAAAATTCGAGAACAAAACTGTCAACCTCAAATACACAGTGTGTATTGCAATGCCCACAGTCGCCGTAAATTCAAAGAGGCGGAGGAGAGTTTTCCAGAAGAAACTCAATATTTTATCAAAAGTTACCAAAAAATTTATCAACTTGAAAAAGAAGGACAAAATGAAATTGGTACGTTAACAGAAAAAAGAGAGGCCATGAACGCGATCTTTGAAGACATGCGAAAAACAGCCACATTACAAAAAGACAATTTTTCCTCTAAAAGTACGCTTGTTACGGCAAGCAATTATTTTTTAAAAAATTATTCAGGGTTAACATTATTTTTAACAAATTCTGCTTTACCTATTGACAATAACCATCAAGAGCGCCAATTAAGAAATCCAGTGATTGGCCGAAAAACGTGGCACGGCACGCATTCCAAGCAAGGCGCCAAAACTACCGCTATCTTCTTTACTCTTGTAGAGTCTTGTAAGCTGAATAAAATTAATCCTAGGCATTATTTTAAAAAATTAGTTGCATCTCTCCATGCTGGAAAACCCGCTTTCACTCCAAAAGAATTTAAAGCGATGCCCCTTGATACGGGATAA
- the tnpB gene encoding IS66 family insertion sequence element accessory protein TnpB (TnpB, as the term is used for proteins encoded by IS66 family insertion elements, is considered an accessory protein, since TnpC, encoded by a neighboring gene, is a DDE family transposase.) → MLSFNRRTKIYVYKEPTDMRESYDGLFYKAKKLLKKDPFSGHLFLFINKRRTSCKCLYYDGTGLVIVAKRLEEGLFSRINPLYKKEVVLTQAEFSLFFEGANLEKRFIESPIEIKKVARKLKALNL, encoded by the coding sequence ATGTTATCATTCAATCGCAGAACAAAAATTTATGTTTATAAAGAGCCAACCGACATGCGAGAGTCGTATGATGGTTTGTTTTACAAAGCAAAAAAATTGCTAAAAAAAGATCCATTTTCGGGTCATTTGTTTTTATTTATCAATAAACGTCGCACATCGTGCAAGTGTCTTTATTACGATGGCACAGGGCTGGTTATTGTTGCAAAAAGGTTAGAGGAAGGCTTATTTTCCAGAATAAACCCTTTGTATAAAAAAGAAGTTGTGTTGACTCAAGCGGAGTTTAGTCTTTTTTTTGAGGGAGCAAATTTAGAGAAAAGATTTATAGAGAGTCCTATCGAAATTAAAAAAGTTGCGCGTAAACTCAAGGCCTTGAACTTGTAA
- the tnpC gene encoding IS66 family transposase translates to MMACAEAVAPLVAEIKRYILSQPVIHCDETHVQVLAGTNKKPTSKSYMWVLASAKDAHPASVFQFYPDRSQASALDFLKSYKGFLHVDGYDGYSQVCSQLSVTRVACWAHVRRKFESAFKEGAPAGKSLAELFLTEIQSLLEKEIESLSALEKQNMRLEKATPIIQNIRKLIDENVNKVLPRSKLGDAFGYISNEWPHLLHFLGNGLIALSNNKVENAIRPFAIGRKNWLFSYSTRGAQASAILYSLIATAKDHDLHVEEYLNDLFLNITLLKKSP, encoded by the coding sequence ATGATGGCATGTGCAGAGGCTGTGGCTCCCCTTGTTGCAGAAATTAAACGTTATATTTTATCCCAACCCGTTATTCACTGCGATGAAACCCATGTGCAAGTTCTTGCTGGTACAAATAAAAAACCCACTTCTAAAAGTTACATGTGGGTTCTGGCTTCTGCAAAAGACGCACATCCTGCGTCGGTGTTTCAGTTTTACCCTGATCGTTCGCAAGCCTCTGCGTTAGATTTCTTAAAGTCTTACAAAGGATTCTTGCACGTGGACGGCTACGATGGCTACAGCCAAGTGTGCTCCCAACTGAGTGTGACTCGGGTTGCCTGTTGGGCTCATGTTCGCAGAAAGTTTGAAAGTGCCTTTAAAGAGGGCGCCCCTGCTGGCAAATCCTTAGCCGAATTATTTTTAACCGAAATTCAATCTCTCTTGGAAAAAGAGATTGAATCTTTATCTGCTCTTGAAAAACAGAATATGCGCCTTGAAAAAGCAACTCCTATTATTCAAAATATTCGTAAACTTATTGATGAAAACGTCAATAAGGTCTTGCCTCGTTCAAAACTTGGTGATGCCTTTGGTTATATTTCCAATGAATGGCCGCACCTTTTGCATTTTCTAGGTAATGGACTTATTGCTTTATCAAATAACAAAGTCGAAAATGCCATCCGACCCTTTGCCATTGGCAGAAAAAATTGGTTGTTCTCGTATTCCACACGTGGAGCCCAAGCCAGCGCCATTTTATACTCTCTGATTGCCACTGCAAAAGATCACGATCTCCACGTTGAAGAATATCTCAATGATTTATTCTTAAATATCACTCTACTCAAAAAATCACCTTAG
- the tnpB gene encoding IS66 family insertion sequence element accessory protein TnpB (TnpB, as the term is used for proteins encoded by IS66 family insertion elements, is considered an accessory protein, since TnpC, encoded by a neighboring gene, is a DDE family transposase.): MKGFRDFLNIYLCLQPVDFRKGIYGLVNLIKHELQEEPFSGTLFIFTNKNRKNIRAVYWNKTGFAMWSKAF; this comes from the coding sequence ATGAAGGGTTTTCGTGATTTTTTAAATATTTATTTGTGTTTGCAACCCGTGGATTTTAGAAAAGGGATTTATGGCCTTGTGAATTTAATTAAACACGAACTGCAAGAAGAACCATTTTCTGGTACTTTATTTATATTTACCAATAAAAATCGAAAAAATATAAGAGCTGTGTACTGGAATAAAACAGGTTTTGCCATGTGGTCTAAAGCATTCTAA
- the tnpA gene encoding IS66 family insertion sequence element accessory protein TnpA has translation MRRILKHYPSSGLSKTKFCQQYKISENALYKWIKLNKEKSNFNFISVTIKQDCDHIVQHEYETKDNFINNKILDHSEIKIEINAGIVVKVPSIISPNWLSSFIKELQ, from the coding sequence ATTCGGCGGATATTAAAACATTATCCAAGTTCAGGGTTATCGAAAACAAAATTTTGCCAGCAGTATAAAATTTCAGAAAATGCTTTGTATAAGTGGATAAAGTTAAATAAAGAAAAAAGTAATTTTAATTTTATTTCTGTCACAATAAAGCAAGATTGTGATCACATAGTACAACATGAATATGAAACAAAAGATAATTTTATTAATAATAAAATTTTAGACCATAGTGAAATTAAAATTGAAATAAACGCAGGAATTGTTGTTAAAGTTCCAAGTATAATATCTCCTAACTGGTTGTCTTCTTTTATTAAGGAATTGCAATGA
- a CDS encoding FkbM family methyltransferase, with the protein MNANEHKSIYAKYLSLAKKDGYLVATKQAIFWITCMLRVRKFDAIQKRRIEISKQLDELFKSTVRYGPFKGLKLSTKTWWGLTDRGSMLLGLYEKEVLDSLQNIPKKFNTFIDLGAADGYYGIGVLVNNLFEKSICYEISEEGRQTIKDNAQLNNVLHKVEIRGIAKNNFYHELSSFTLSNTVLFIDIEGAEFELIGKETFNAFNRSIIFIELHDWFFEDGEEKLLKIKNDSTLTHVVTELTMGSRDLSIFPELNKLHDNDRWLICSEGRGQLMTWLRFDPK; encoded by the coding sequence ATGAATGCGAATGAACATAAAAGTATCTACGCCAAATATCTAAGCTTAGCAAAAAAAGATGGCTACTTGGTAGCTACTAAACAAGCTATTTTTTGGATTACATGTATGCTTAGAGTAAGAAAATTTGACGCAATTCAAAAACGAAGAATTGAAATTTCAAAACAATTGGACGAGCTTTTCAAATCCACCGTTCGATATGGACCTTTTAAGGGACTAAAACTATCAACCAAAACTTGGTGGGGCTTAACAGACAGAGGCTCCATGTTACTGGGACTTTATGAAAAAGAGGTGCTTGATTCATTACAAAATATTCCAAAAAAATTTAATACTTTTATTGATTTAGGTGCAGCTGATGGATACTATGGAATTGGAGTGTTAGTAAATAACTTATTTGAAAAATCAATTTGCTATGAGATTAGTGAAGAAGGAAGGCAGACAATAAAAGATAATGCCCAACTCAATAACGTTCTACATAAAGTTGAAATTAGAGGCATAGCAAAAAATAATTTTTATCACGAACTTTCTTCATTTACCCTTTCAAATACAGTCTTGTTCATTGATATTGAGGGAGCAGAGTTTGAATTGATAGGCAAAGAAACCTTTAACGCATTCAACAGATCAATAATATTCATTGAGTTACATGATTGGTTTTTCGAAGATGGCGAAGAAAAACTTCTGAAAATTAAAAATGATTCAACCTTAACTCATGTTGTAACAGAACTAACCATGGGTTCTCGTGACCTTTCGATTTTCCCTGAGTTAAATAAATTACATGATAATGATAGATGGCTTATTTGCTCTGAAGGTCGCGGACAACTAATGACTTGGCTAAGATTTGACCCAAAATAA
- a CDS encoding DDE-type integrase/transposase/recombinase, with translation MVLDCFSRAIVGWSMSDKINSDLVTFAIQHAISFRKPGKGVIFQSDRGSQYASSSVIKLLKQHEFHQIMSNADNCYDNTISELFFATLKTELIHKCNFLSRKEVRTSIFEFIEVF, from the coding sequence GTGGTTTTAGACTGTTTTTCGAGGGCTATTGTTGGATGGTCGATGTCCGACAAAATAAATTCTGATCTTGTTACGTTTGCAATTCAACATGCAATCAGCTTTAGAAAACCTGGCAAAGGTGTGATTTTTCAAAGCGATAGAGGCAGCCAATACGCCAGTTCCTCTGTTATTAAATTATTAAAACAGCATGAATTTCATCAAATCATGAGCAATGCTGACAACTGCTATGATAACACTATTTCTGAATTATTTTTTGCCACTTTAAAAACTGAATTGATTCATAAATGCAATTTTTTATCGAGAAAAGAAGTGAGAACCTCGATTTTTGAATTTATTGAGGTGTTTTAG
- a CDS encoding glycosyltransferase family 2 protein, with translation MEKKQLVSVIVPVYNSEKYLVSAIESVLRQTYINFELICIYDDSSDSSLDILQNYSLKDNRVKIIKNNGKKISGALNTGLNLAKGEYIARMDTDDISLPKRLEIQVDFLNNNPDYVLCSTNAIIIDEDSKIIINKMYLELENVPLEVRQIFENGVAHPSVMFRRKEILEKHLCYKNVVAEDYQFWFDIIKYYRIKRIPDCLLMYRSHKNNLSLKLREKLIVSTQECQKNFLQNVINLNNNEIDFFMKISQVKVTFKDSKFLINKLVNEAKNIWKISDIEVISSIKYLNTLDILFAIKFKKIITLFFLLISFNFSFKFLYKRIFFHFYIKLISLKNKLKGNV, from the coding sequence ATGGAAAAAAAACAATTAGTATCTGTAATTGTGCCTGTATATAACTCTGAGAAATATTTGGTTTCTGCGATTGAAAGTGTGCTACGCCAAACTTATATTAATTTTGAATTAATATGTATTTATGATGATTCTTCTGATTCGTCTCTGGATATTTTGCAAAATTATTCTCTTAAAGACAATAGAGTTAAAATCATAAAAAACAATGGAAAAAAAATTTCAGGAGCGTTAAACACAGGGCTTAATCTAGCTAAAGGCGAATATATAGCAAGAATGGATACGGATGATATTTCGCTACCAAAAAGGTTGGAAATTCAAGTGGATTTTTTAAATAATAATCCTGATTATGTTTTATGTTCAACTAATGCTATTATTATAGATGAGGATTCAAAAATAATAATAAATAAAATGTATTTAGAACTCGAAAATGTTCCTCTAGAAGTGAGACAGATTTTTGAAAATGGAGTTGCACATCCTAGTGTTATGTTTAGAAGAAAAGAAATTCTAGAAAAACATCTATGTTACAAAAACGTCGTCGCAGAAGACTATCAATTTTGGTTTGATATTATAAAATATTACAGAATTAAAAGAATTCCTGACTGTCTTTTAATGTATCGTTCTCATAAAAATAATTTATCTCTAAAATTAAGAGAAAAACTAATAGTAAGTACTCAAGAATGTCAAAAAAATTTTTTACAAAATGTAATAAATTTAAATAATAATGAGATAGATTTTTTTATGAAAATATCCCAAGTAAAAGTGACATTTAAAGACAGTAAATTTCTTATTAATAAATTAGTTAACGAAGCAAAAAATATATGGAAAATAAGCGACATAGAAGTTATTAGTTCAATTAAATACTTAAATACTCTTGATATTTTATTTGCAATAAAATTTAAAAAAATTATTACTTTGTTTTTTTTATTAATCAGTTTTAATTTTTCTTTTAAATTTTTATATAAGAGAATTTTCTTTCATTTTTATATAAAGCTTATTTCTTTAAAAAATAAGTTAAAGGGTAATGTATGA
- a CDS encoding SIS domain-containing protein gives MSFVDPSSKNKLFNADTIYDYLLEYKKELSNALEKVSASDLNKVFDLLQDARRYNKRIWVAGNGGSAAIADHLCCDFTKGTRFTSKKSLKTNSLSSNSAILTAIANDFGYDQIFLQQLEMLSNKDDIVILISSSGNSENVIRAAEWANDNGLTTISLTGFSGGKLSKITKINLHIPLNNYGIVEDAHQILMHSLAQFISKVNQFSLS, from the coding sequence ATGAGTTTTGTTGATCCAAGCTCAAAAAATAAGTTGTTTAACGCAGATACTATTTATGATTATTTATTGGAATATAAAAAAGAATTAAGTAATGCATTAGAAAAAGTTTCTGCTAGCGACTTAAATAAAGTTTTTGATTTATTACAAGATGCGAGACGATATAATAAACGTATTTGGGTTGCAGGCAATGGCGGTTCGGCAGCAATTGCTGATCACTTGTGCTGTGATTTTACTAAAGGTACAAGATTTACAAGTAAAAAATCGCTAAAAACAAACTCTTTAAGTTCAAATTCGGCAATTTTAACAGCTATTGCAAATGATTTTGGTTATGATCAAATTTTTTTACAACAGTTAGAAATGTTATCAAATAAAGATGATATTGTAATTTTAATTTCTAGTTCAGGTAATAGTGAAAATGTAATTAGAGCTGCAGAATGGGCTAACGATAACGGACTAACAACAATTAGTTTAACAGGATTTTCTGGCGGAAAATTATCTAAAATTACTAAAATAAATTTGCATATACCCTTAAATAATTATGGAATTGTTGAAGACGCTCATCAAATATTAATGCACTCATTAGCTCAGTTTATTTCAAAAGTAAATCAATTCTCATTGTCTTAG